CTGGGTAGCCTCGGGCTGGGTAGCCTCGACTCCGATCAGATCCTCGGGCTCCAGGCCTTTGTTCTCTTCCATGGACTCGGTCACGCTCCCAGGGTGAGAATCCACCCGATCAACTTAGTGAACAGATAGTCGAGCGTACCGAGCACTACGCTCGAGATCGTTACAACGACCAGCACGATGATCGTCAACCGCCGCGCTTCCTGGCGCGTCGGCCAACTGACCTTGCGCAGCTCGGCGTTGC
This DNA window, taken from Anaerolineales bacterium, encodes the following:
- the secE gene encoding preprotein translocase subunit SecE, which gives rise to MRKQPNRIVRFIHESNAELRKVSWPTRQEARRLTIIVLVVVTISSVVLGTLDYLFTKLIGWILTLGA